Proteins found in one Lagopus muta isolate bLagMut1 chromosome 18, bLagMut1 primary, whole genome shotgun sequence genomic segment:
- the C18H17orf75 gene encoding protein Njmu-R1 isoform X1, whose amino-acid sequence MLAALPDGDERELESSEEGGGGAGDERRPERHGSTYHSLYGYWSRRSSRRGADGGDGGAAPGSPPGRDFSLSLLDTNLPAEAETELRGFIAKRLAKGAVFEGMGNVATVDLSIPECKVGCYYCLFQQESLLETATLESEISAPEYVVCFLGGSEKGLELFRLELDKYVQSLKLSLDLEQKTLETCVNPYLRSWFENSICPIQRVVQLFQEKLAFLLHAALSYTPVEVKNADERTEKDISRFLAAASLQGLVQEGTMTSLCIAMTEEQHKSMVVDCTGAQLQLHNAGSNRFCEDWMHAFVNGAEGGNPFLFRQVLENFKLKAIQDINNLKRFIRQAEMNHYALFKCYMFLKNCGSGDILLKIVKVEHAEMPEARNVVTVLEEFMKETAVA is encoded by the exons ATGCTGGCGGCACTGCCGGACGGCGATGAGCGGGAGCTGGAGAGCAGCGAGGAGGGCGGCGGCGGTGCGGGAGACGAGCGGCGGCCGGAGCGGCACGGCAGCACCTACCACAGCCTGTACGGCTACTGGAGCCGCAG GTCATCGCGGCGGGGAGCGGATGGCGGCGATGGCGGCGCGGCGCCTGGGAGCCCCCCCGGCCGGGACTTCAG CCTCTCTTTGCTGGACACAAACTTACCAGCTGAAGCAGAAACCGAACTGCGTGGTTTTATTGCTAAACGCCTGGCCAAAGGAGCTGTTTTCGAAGGGATGGGGAATGTAGCAACTGTGGATTTGAG TATACCAGAATGTAAAGTTGGTTGTTATTACTGTCTTTTCCAACAAGAAAGTCTTCTAGAAACAGCAACACTGGAATCGGAAATCAGTGCTCCAGAATATGTAGTTTGTTTCCTAGGTGGCTCAGAGAAAGGTCTGGAACT TTTCAGACTTGAATTAGACAAATACGTTCAAAGTCTGAAGCTAAGCCTTGACTTGGAG CAGAAAACGTTGGAGACTTGTGTTAACCCCTACTTAAGAAGCTGGTTTGAGAATTCCATATGCCCAATTCAGAGAGTAGTACAGCTCTTCCAGGAGAAACTGGCCTTCTTGTTACACGCT gcACTGAGTTATACTCCTGTGGAAGtaaaaaatgcagatgaaagaacagaaaaagacatTAGCAG GTTTCTGGCAGCTGCTAGCCTCCAAGGCCTTGTTCAGGAAGGCACAATGACCTCCTTGTGCATTGCCATGACTGAGGAACAGCACAAGTCAATGGTTGTAGACTGTACTGGAGCCCAGCTTCAGCTGCACAATGCAG GAAGCAACAGATTCTGTGAGGACTGGATGCATGCTTTTGTAAATGGTGCTGAAGGTGGAAATCCATTTCTGTTCCGGCAAGTTTTGGAAAACTTTAAATTGAAG GCAATACAGGACATTAACAACCTGAAGAGGTTTATTCGACAGGCTGAAATGAACCACTACGCCTTGTTCAAGTGTTACATGTTCTTAAAGAACTGCGGCAGTGGAGACATCCTTTTGAAGATAGTTAAAGTAGAACATGCAGAAATGCCAGAAGCCAGAAATGTAGTGACTGTCCTTGAGGAATTcatgaaagaaacagcagtggCTTAA
- the C18H17orf75 gene encoding protein Njmu-R1 isoform X2, whose product MLAALPDGDERELESSEEGGGGAGDERRPERHGSTYHSLYGYWSRRSSRRGADGGDGGAAPGSPPGRDFSLSLLDTNLPAEAETELRGFIAKRLAKGAVFEGMGNVATVDLSIPECKVGCYYCLFQQESLLETATLESEISAPEYVVCFLGGSEKGLELFRLELDKYVQSLKLSLDLEKTLETCVNPYLRSWFENSICPIQRVVQLFQEKLAFLLHAALSYTPVEVKNADERTEKDISRFLAAASLQGLVQEGTMTSLCIAMTEEQHKSMVVDCTGAQLQLHNAGSNRFCEDWMHAFVNGAEGGNPFLFRQVLENFKLKAIQDINNLKRFIRQAEMNHYALFKCYMFLKNCGSGDILLKIVKVEHAEMPEARNVVTVLEEFMKETAVA is encoded by the exons ATGCTGGCGGCACTGCCGGACGGCGATGAGCGGGAGCTGGAGAGCAGCGAGGAGGGCGGCGGCGGTGCGGGAGACGAGCGGCGGCCGGAGCGGCACGGCAGCACCTACCACAGCCTGTACGGCTACTGGAGCCGCAG GTCATCGCGGCGGGGAGCGGATGGCGGCGATGGCGGCGCGGCGCCTGGGAGCCCCCCCGGCCGGGACTTCAG CCTCTCTTTGCTGGACACAAACTTACCAGCTGAAGCAGAAACCGAACTGCGTGGTTTTATTGCTAAACGCCTGGCCAAAGGAGCTGTTTTCGAAGGGATGGGGAATGTAGCAACTGTGGATTTGAG TATACCAGAATGTAAAGTTGGTTGTTATTACTGTCTTTTCCAACAAGAAAGTCTTCTAGAAACAGCAACACTGGAATCGGAAATCAGTGCTCCAGAATATGTAGTTTGTTTCCTAGGTGGCTCAGAGAAAGGTCTGGAACT TTTCAGACTTGAATTAGACAAATACGTTCAAAGTCTGAAGCTAAGCCTTGACTTGGAG AAAACGTTGGAGACTTGTGTTAACCCCTACTTAAGAAGCTGGTTTGAGAATTCCATATGCCCAATTCAGAGAGTAGTACAGCTCTTCCAGGAGAAACTGGCCTTCTTGTTACACGCT gcACTGAGTTATACTCCTGTGGAAGtaaaaaatgcagatgaaagaacagaaaaagacatTAGCAG GTTTCTGGCAGCTGCTAGCCTCCAAGGCCTTGTTCAGGAAGGCACAATGACCTCCTTGTGCATTGCCATGACTGAGGAACAGCACAAGTCAATGGTTGTAGACTGTACTGGAGCCCAGCTTCAGCTGCACAATGCAG GAAGCAACAGATTCTGTGAGGACTGGATGCATGCTTTTGTAAATGGTGCTGAAGGTGGAAATCCATTTCTGTTCCGGCAAGTTTTGGAAAACTTTAAATTGAAG GCAATACAGGACATTAACAACCTGAAGAGGTTTATTCGACAGGCTGAAATGAACCACTACGCCTTGTTCAAGTGTTACATGTTCTTAAAGAACTGCGGCAGTGGAGACATCCTTTTGAAGATAGTTAAAGTAGAACATGCAGAAATGCCAGAAGCCAGAAATGTAGTGACTGTCCTTGAGGAATTcatgaaagaaacagcagtggCTTAA
- the RHBDL3 gene encoding rhomboid-related protein 3 isoform X10, protein MSNKRSNSFRQAILQGNRRLCSKALLEETGLSLSQRLIRHVAYETLPREIDRKWYYDSYTCCPPPWFMITITIVEVAFFLYNGVVLDRFVLQVTHPLYLKNALLYHPQLRAQAWRYLTYIFMHAGIEHLGLNVVLQLLVGVPLEMVHGAARISFVYVAGVVAGSLAVSVADMTAPVVGSSGGVYALVSAHLANIVMNWSGMKCQFKLLRMAVALICMSFEFGRAVWLRFHPSAYPPCPHPSFMAHLGGVMVGITLGVIILRNYEQRLQDQTLWWIFLSIYLIFVLFAIFWNIFAYSLLDLKLPPPP, encoded by the exons ATGAGCAACAAAAGGTCGAATAGTTTCCGCCAAGCCATCCTTCAGGGCAACAGGAGGCTGTGCAGCAAGGCGCTGCTGGAGGAAACCGGGCTGAGCCTGTCACAGAGGCTGATCCGACACGTCGCATATGAGACCCTGCCACGAGAGATAGACCGCAAGTGGTACTACGACAGCTATACCTGCTGCCCTCCACCCTGGTTCATGATTACCATCACCATCGTAGAG gttgccttttttctttacaatgGAGTGGTGCTAGACAGATTTGTGCTGCAAGTCACCCATCCCTTATACCTGAAAAATGCATTACTTTACCATCCTCAACTCCGTGCTCAGGCTTGGAGGTACCTAACCTACATATTCATGCACGCAGG GATAGAACACCTTGGTCTCAATGTTGTCCTTCAGCTCTTGGTTGGGGTTCCCCTGGAAATGGTGCATGGAGCTGCGAGGATCAGCTTTGTGTACGTTGCTGGAGTCGTGGCAG GGTCGCTGGCGGTGTCAGTGGCTGATATGACTGCACCTGTGGTTGGCTCCTCTGGAGGCGTGTATGCCCTCGTCTCGGCTCACTTGGCCAATATAGTCATG AATTGGTCTGGAATGAAGTGCCAATTCAAACTGCTACGCATGGCTGTTGCCTTGATCTGTA TGAGCTTTGAATTTGGAAGAGCTGTGTGGCTGCGATTCCACCCCTCTGCCTACCCTCCATGCCCACATCCAAGCTTCATGGCTCACCTGGGAGGGGTGATGGTTGGGATCACCCTCGGTGTCATTATCTTGAGGAACTATGAGCAGAGACTTCAAGATCAGACTTTATGGTGGATCTTCCTTTCTATTTATCTAATCTTTGTGTTGTTTGCCATCTTCTGGAACATTTTTGCCTACAGCCTGTTGGATTTGAAGCTACCTCCCCCTCCTTGA